The Naumovozyma dairenensis CBS 421 chromosome 1, complete genome genomic interval TCCCATTCTACCCATATGCGATGCGTGTTTCAATTGACGTAGGTATAATTCTTGCTTTGTGAATGGTTTGTCGTTGGCTGATGGAATTAAGAATGGAAATTTAGTAGTATTGTCGTAGTTTTTGagaagttgaagaagaaggggACGATCCTGCATCAAGTTGAGACGGCGATATGTTGGTTGGTTGGAATTGAGAATATGTCTTTAAGAAATCAGTCAGTTCTTCATCCAATTGTTTTCCTTTGGTGTTAGGTTAGATGTTGATTCAGATAATGTGTTAAAAGTTTCAACAGGGATCTTAGAGAAAGCTTTGAATCTTTCTATTAGGGAGTCATTCAATTCCTTTTGCtgaagtaaaaaaaatgtgTCATCATTTCCAATATCTTCTATTGGTGCATGTTCGATGTCGTCCTCATCGACAGGTGTATTTCGTTCATTAGGGGTATTTGACGAAACAGTCCCTGTattgttttcttgaatCGTAGAATAATAGTACTTCGTAGACTGAGCCAGCAGCCGTTGACGGGAAAGTACAGATAATCTAGATATAGATAGCATGCTTGAAGTGATGGAAACTAACAACTACGTACTCTTATTTTTCTGTTTATCACAGAACCTTGTCTTGTTAATGAAGTATTTATGTATGGTCTTTAACTCTATCTAAGAACGTTTGCCGAAAATACCATTAAATTTTGCTTCAAGCGCTGTTTGAAGAGATTATTACCATTGAAGAAGAGAGACTCCAGAAGGGAAAAGTACCCAGAAGGAAAGAACCATTAATAGTAAAAGAATAAATGGATGCAAtcaaatattcaagatatCATTAGTTCTATTCTATCTGAAGAGGTGGAAAAAGACAAACGTCCGAATCAAACATTGATTTTCACATTAGGTAATGATGCTCGTTCCATAATCGAGAATGAATTAACGACGacatcatcaacatcatcCATTAGGGCAATATTACGAAGTCGAAataatgtaaatatattatttttgaataaattacaatatttttatatgtaTTTGATCAAATGCGAGGCAGAGCGTATGATTTATAATAGATTTATCATATACGGATTGGATTCATTGATATGTGAATTGAATGATACTAACTCGGTTCTTTACGATACAGCGGAGGATACAGCGAATTCGCATATTAATGTGCAACAATTACGAATTGTTAATTTGATATATAGTACTGTATTTCGAATCAAAAGGAAATatgaattaaaaaatattacattTGTATACGGTAATTATTCGGCCTTATTGACAAGGGATTTACAACGATTAGAACGATATTGGCGAgatataatttcttaaaatatgagaatgaattgaaacagattatattatgtattattttacATGAAAGATGTAtacataaaataaatagactttattttatttttaatgtACAAACGAAAATGATCCtcctttttattttcaaatttttattcttctaTAGTCAGTTAAATTTATTCTTGGTcgatattgatatttacATTTTCCACTGTACTCGTTTCATTATCGAAATAAGCAGCCAATTTAACCTTAAATTCAGATTCAGCTATACCAAATTGTTTCAAGATTAAAGCTTGACGAACATCTAATTTATCGCCTTTTTCACAAACTGAATAAGGAGTATCGATAGTAATCTTACCTGCCTTAATCTTTGTTGGaatttcatatttatttcttaaagtTGGTTCCAAAGAATGAACCATTGGgatatcatcttcaattggTATTTGACCACCACGAGAATAAATTATACCTTCTGGAATGACAAAAGTCAATGGAGCTCTTGAATTTGGTCTTGAATAATCTAATTTAACGTATGCTTCGAAATAACTTTTCACAGTATCAACCTCTTCATTGGTGAATAAAAGACCAGTCATACCGGTACAAAGTTTGGCTAATTTACTCAAATTTTccttatattcttcttctcttttttcACCTAGGGCCTTAGCTAAAACTTTCTTCTTACCCATGATTAATTTAGAACCGGCCCATGCTGTTCTGATTTCTTGTAAGACAGGAGTTCTCACATTATCTAGATATAATACCCACACATATCTGTATGTATCAAGGGCTTCtctaatttcatcaaagattctttctttattttctctaCCTTTTTTATCAGTTTGAGCTAATGTCACCAACTTGGAACGCTTTGATCTAGGCATTGtcttgttattatttttattatgttGTTGTTAAGATTTTGAAGGAGAAATAAAAACTATCTTATGAGAATTGTACTAACAAAATATAGGTATAATGAGATGtattaattatattatagaaAAGTCACTAATTAACTTCCTAAAGATATATTTGCCTACTGTGTAACTTTTTGCGATGAGCTCTCACAATCTCTCTCTCTCTTAactttttttccaaaaatttcaaatttcaaactaaaaaaattttcGTAGGAAAAATTTTCTGACACGAACAAAGAGGGTAACCCTATTTGTGTTAGTTATTTATGAAcaagaatttatttatgCCATAATGTACGCACGTACTTTATCAGCTTCAATATCATGTCGTGTGCAAAAGAGCTGTGATAGGGTTATAAGAATGTCAGATaattattccaaattcTAAGAATACATTGTATATCTTGTGTATTTCTAAGGCTTTGTTCTTTTATCTTGCCAAACCTTGTAATGTGCAGCAATGGCACATTTCCAGTGTGTCGTCTGATAAGTCCTCTTGCATGAGGTATATAATATGGCATCTGGCGgttgaatatatatgatattaCATACTACAAATCCATTTTTAATCATATTCTGAATAATATTGTTTGACACTCGAAGGAAGCAAACATcatatattatcaaaagtAATAGATTGTATCTTAtccaaatccaaatttGGACTGACAAGCGTCAGAAGCTTGTTTCGGAATTTCTATACGGGGTATTCGCCGGAGGGGCGCCCATGTAATTCCCCAAAACGGACAGACGGACATGGTCGGTTGGGTTAcgtaaaataaaaatgatctGCGTTTCCCTTTTTGGCCTTCACTCAGTCCACTCATTGTGTCTTCAAAGTGTCGAAAAGTGTCCACCGCTGGTTACATATATACCGTATAGAGACTATTCTACATATTCCTCATGACCCTGTCAGTACACCTTGACCTTATATTTCGTTCATACAATACTACCAGCATAttaatggaaaatttttcaaatactCCATATACCTGTTTGTTGGTCTTCAATCAACACCTATAGGAGCATTTATTAACAAAGCACATACTATTCTAAGTAGTAGAGACTAACATATAGATATCAAAAGAAGCATCGAACCGATAGCACGACATTGGCTAATCCGTATAATATTCcttcattcattcatttattaGAAAGATGGACAATGCCACAATAGCAAGCACGGTTAATGGAAGCCAAGACGATTTTGCCATtgctttgaaaaaatttgacCAATTGGATACAGAGGTAGATATATCGTTACCTAGAGGATTAACGCCCTTTACTATTGATAATGGTATTTCTGCTATTGCTTCCAATGgcaatgataatgaagatatctatcaagaagaagaaaaacaacaacatttACAAAGTAAGCAAAATTCTCCATTTTATAAATCAATGGATCCAGCAAAAGCTCGAAATAACATTGAAGTGGATTTATCGTTAATGCCAAATAACTCTTCTGCCACTCAAACGTCGTCAACCTTCTCAATATTTGTGAATAGTGATATTCAAGATAAGAAGACCTCGTTGGTTCAAGACTCCAATTATATAGAGCAAATTCTCGATAATAATCAATCAATTGTACTACTAGATGAAGAGATAGCTGGAAACCCAAAAGATGATGAGATtgaattattcaaagaacTCAATGATAAGGAAATAGGAGCTAATTCGatgaataattttgttaAGAAAAAGGCCCATATGGCAAAACCTGCACATTTCTCAAAGAAACGTAGTAAAAGTGCCCCTACAATGGTGGCCACACCAAAATTTAGCAATAACCATAACATTCCTTCTACTCCAAAATCTTCAAGAAGGCTAAAACAACTACCTAAAACTCCGACAACAGCAGATAAATTACTAAATGCTTCAAGATCAGAAAAAACAGTCACAGCAAATCATCATAAACTAGAGAAAAGGCTTAAACATTCTTCATTAACAACAAATCCAGCCAAGAATGGTACGAATAATAGTAACACACACAATACTATAAGCAAACTGTTATCCCCATCTAGAATACGTTCGCGTAATTCGccaaaaaggaaaagtaACGGCAGTGCCATTAGTAGTGGAAGTAGCATCTGTGATAGCGATACGAAATATGGTGTAAAAggcaataataataaagtcAAAGATCTactttcatcatttgttCATAATATAAAGGGTACCTCACCATCAAGACAAATTTCAACACCATATGATGCCAAACATATAACCCATGTAAGAGTAGATCATAAAACGGGGAAACTAAAACACTTACCTATAGAGTG includes:
- the MRT4 gene encoding ribosome assembly factor MRT4 (similar to Saccharomyces cerevisiae MRT4 (YKL009W); ancestral locus Anc_2.498), coding for MPRSKRSKLVTLAQTDKKGRENKERIFDEIREALDTYRYVWVLYLDNVRTPVLQEIRTAWAGSKLIMGKKKVLAKALGEKREEEYKENLSKLAKLCTGMTGLLFTNEEVDTVKSYFEAYVKLDYSRPNSRAPLTFVIPEGIIYSRGGQIPIEDDIPMVHSLEPTLRNKYEIPTKIKAGKITIDTPYSVCEKGDKLDVRQALILKQFGIAESEFKVKLAAYFDNETSTVENVNINIDQE
- the SHU1 gene encoding Shu1p (similar to Saccharomyces cerevisiae SHU1 (YHL006C); ancestral locus Anc_2.499), which produces MQSNIQDIISSILSEEVEKDKRPNQTLIFTLGNDARSIIENELTTTSSTSSIRAILRSRNNVNILFLNKLQYFYMYLIKCEAERMIYNRFIIYGLDSLICELNDTNSVLYDTAEDTANSHINVQQLRIVNLIYSTVFRIKRKYELKNITFVYGNYSALLTRDLQRLERYWRDIIS